The following proteins are co-located in the Prionailurus viverrinus isolate Anna chromosome A1, UM_Priviv_1.0, whole genome shotgun sequence genome:
- the LOC125163526 gene encoding zinc finger CCCH domain-containing protein 18-like: protein MPTFSRQLKSHLNPSSRRGGGGRCKTLPVALHESSAERVSPSPRHPQRRRRRRAPSSVSLKPPLPAPLSPLGPPPTPLGPFQTPWARGGCSVSKRWPRLGPGRRGSERGGGGAPGTVSPATRRGRARRDAGSSRSTAGARRRHWQREPRDRSITGSHGARAFSSLRAGASARHTSSGRKGPAPEPPRRAAGCALAQRGASCSCPLPPQPARPHPAAPAARAGGGRRQRRLLSRRRWWPDGLVQATAADAVQRNESNSITSFSSQEPAATATIRHESGFLPWRVAEPSLLPLAAPGLTPGPRRPRPLGGGPCAGSCAAVHGKPKGLRDRCCLLCSVVAAAMRCPPSPFDEQGGPAASGQMLQLFAVNYLSASRVGSSLERACLQSIPTWREEAAQPSKLIDLNRWSLSPAEMSFRLIVQAI, encoded by the exons ATGCCCACCTTCTCCCGACAACTCAAAAGCCACCTCAACCCCTCCTCccgccgcggcggcggcggccgctgCAAAACCCTCCCGGTCGCTCTGCACGAAAGCAGCGCGGAGCGAGTGTCGCCTTCCCCTCGCCACCcccagcgccgccgccgccggcgaGCCCCGAGCTCAGTGTCGCTCAAAcctcccctcccggccccgcTGTCCCCGCTCGGccctccccccacgcccctcGGACCCTTTCAAACCCCCTGGGCTCGCGGCGGCTGTTCCGTGAGCAAACGCTGGCCGCGGCTGGGGCCGGGGCGGCGAGGCTCGGAGCGGGGTGGCGGCGGGGCGCCCGGTACGGTGAGCCCAGCAACGAGGCGCGGGCGGGCGCGCAGAGACGCCGGGTCCTCGCGGAGCACGGCCGGGGCGCGGCGGCGGCACTGGCAGCGGGAGCCCAGGGACCGCTCCATCACTGGCAGCCATGGAGCCCGAGCATTTTCCTCCCTCAGGGCAGGCGCCTCGGCTCGGCACACGTCCTCGGGGAGGAAGGGGCCGGCGCCCGAGCCTCCCCGGAGGGCGGCGGGATGTGCGCTAGCGCAGAGGGGTGCGAGCTGCtcctgtcctcttcctcctcagccGGCTCGTCCTCACCCTGCTGCTCCCGCGGCCCGGGCGGGAGGGGGCCGCAGGCAGCGGCGGCTCCTTTCTCGGCGGCGTTGGTGGCCAGACGGGCTGGTGCAAGCGACTGCAGCCGACGCCGTTCAAAGGAACGAGAG CAACAGCATCACGAGTTTCAGTTCCCAGGAGCCCGCCGCCACCGCCACGATACGACATGAGTCAGGCTTTCTTCCTTGGCGCGTGGCggagccctccctcctccccctcgcCGCACCTGGGCTCACCCCCGGCCCGCGTCGCCCGCGCCCTCTAGGCGGAGGCCCCTGTGCCGGGAGCTGCGCGGCTGTCCACGGAAAGCCGAAGGGTCTTCGAGATAGGTGTTGCCTTTTGTGCAGTGTCGTTGCGGCTGCCATGCGGTGCCCCCCCTCGCCCTTCGACGAGCAGGGAGGGCCAGCCGCCAGCGGGCAGATGTTGCAGCTGTTTGCTGTTAACTACCTAAGTGCCTCCCGGGTAGGCTCTTCGCTAGAGAGGGCGTGCTTGCAGTCCATCCCTACCTGGAGGGAAGAAGCAGCCCAGCCCAGTAAACTAATTGACCTCAACAGGTGGAGCTTATCTCCAGCAGAGATGTCTTTTCGTTTAATTGTCCAGGCTATATAG